The following are encoded together in the Lactuca sativa cultivar Salinas chromosome 1, Lsat_Salinas_v11, whole genome shotgun sequence genome:
- the LOC128125828 gene encoding AP-2 complex subunit alpha-2-like, whose product MVKVSAYLLGEYSHLLARQPGCSPKDIFVIIHEKLPTVSTPTISILLSTYAKILMHSQPPDPELQNQIWAIFSKYETCIDTEIQQRAVQLFIFTSTLAKILNF is encoded by the exons ATGGTGAAG GTTAGCGCTTATCTGCTTGGAGAATACAGCCATCTTTTGGCCAGACAACCTGGGTGTAGCCCAAAGGACATTTTTGTCATTATACATGAGAAGCTTCCTACTGTATC GACTCCAACAATATCCATTCTTCTCTCAACATACGCAAAGATTTTGATGCACTCTCAACCACCAGATCCCGAATTACAAAACCAGATCTGGGCAATATTCAGCAA ATATGAAACATGCATTGATACTGAGATACAACAAAGAGCTGTACAGCTATTCATTTTCACTAGCacacttgcaaaaattttaaacttttaa